In one Halictus rubicundus isolate RS-2024b chromosome 14, iyHalRubi1_principal, whole genome shotgun sequence genomic region, the following are encoded:
- the LOC143361083 gene encoding uncharacterized protein LOC143361083 has protein sequence MVSSYKVLSPRTPKMTTWLMAIFCLATAGCSNVTDQQTSETHHDQRVEILKQINKMNGDGSYSFGFGAGDGSFKEHVSGIPRINRTATTRKPTIVYSSSTEPTTKPSVVQPIPRNRKATTTSTTTTSTTTIEPPKSILGHYLKGASKTRSGFVINGQQRPLVIEEEGAEDEDSQINRPSTEDKTSPYKRIIFAKRPIEQTLRPISEDFVEKEYEAKVTSGNNLRRQLHEETTKSNPIVESSSDDHSDVYGGSLSTTRPLFTTTTPPRVLQRVSPNRIERPKVYVNRENLGPARFENVKYDSSRAYEAEAKATRDEARVPVRVPESRDFIRQSTEPVFVRQQPDQFLRELPAGRILLPTQPNIEEDPAYRQIPINRVLLRPLPNQQPIYSTTTDANIHYLTENPLPEQEEDPRVAVTQGYLRPRPFPRPMIYPEPDQRPRPVLRPVPQPVTPAMDDREYPSTPEYPYRGSTIALPPEPPNPIAPPLSRRDFQMLLRRLLVSQYGVQALSYPKTYLEDALYDQQPYPSYQPGYQAPAPRPEIGYDQQLAVQYGDRVPVRRPVYARALTPVYQPQQYEEYNDGRYAKRVYRQKFYTQEVADDGDEILPAPIREALLLRMLQLAINAERTPMMTTPIMATTTPASRYRKTGPIRSVQIITGDDEDKDDMKKKM, from the exons ATGGTTTCCAGTTACAAG GTATTATCGCCGCGGACTCCGAAGATGACGACATGGTTAATGGCAATTTTCTGTCTGGCAACTGCTGGTTGCTCGAACGTCACGGATCAGCAAACATCTGAGACGCATCACGACCAGCGGGTAGAGATCTTGAAACAGATCAATAAAATGAACGGGGACGGCTCTTACTCGTTCGGCTTCGGGGCTGGCGACGGATCATTCAAG GAACACGTGTCCGGCATTCCGCGCATTAATCGCACCGCAACGACTAGGAAGCCGACCATCGTGTACTCGTCGTCCACCGAACCGACCACGAAGCCGTCGGTGGTTCAGCCAATACCGCGAAACCGAAAAGCAACGACCACTTCGACCACGACGACCTCCACGACCACGATCGAGCCACCGAAATCGATTTTGGGTCATTACTTGAAGGGAGCCAGCAAGACCAGGTCGGGGTTCGTGATCAACGGCCAGCAAAGACCTCTGGTGATCGAGGAGGAGGGGGCAGAGGACGAGGATTCGCAGATCAATCGGCCGAGCACCGAGGACAAGACCTCCCCCTACAAAAGGATCATCTTCGCGAAACGACCGATCGAGCAAACGCTTCGGCCGATCTCGGAGGACTTTGTGGAGAAGGAGTACGAGGCTAAAGTGACGAGCGGGAACAACCTGAGGAGACAGCTGCACGAAGAAACCACGAAATCGAATCCCATCGTGGAGTCCAGCAGCGACGACCATTCCGACGTATACGGCGGTTCCTTGTCCACGACGAGGCCTCTGTTCACCACGACCACGCCGCCGAGAGTTCTCCAACGCGTCTCGCCTAATCGCATCGAGAGGCCGAAGGTGTACGTGAACAGAGAGAACCTGGGCCCAGCGAGATTCGAAAACGTCAAGTACGACAGTTCTCGAGCCTACGAGGCGGAGGCGAAAGCGACCAGAGACGAGGCTCGGGTTCCGGTGCGAGTGCCCGAGAGCAGGGACTTCATTCGACAGAGCACGGAGCCCGTCTTCGTGAGACAGCAGCCCGATCAGTTCCTGCGGGAACTGCCGGCAGGACGAATCCTTCTGCCGACTCAGCCGAACATCGAGGAAGACCCGGCTTACAGGCAGATCCCGATCAACAGAGTATTGCTGCGACCTCTGCCGAACCAACAGCCAATCTACTCGACCACCACGGACGCGAATATCCATTATCTGACGGAGAATCCTCTGCCGGAGCAAGAGGAGGACCCAAGGGTCGCGGTGACGCAGGGGTACCTTCGACCCAGACCGTTCCCAAGACCAATGATCTATCCGGAACCCGACCAGAGACCGAGGCCCGTTCTGAGACCAGTTCCCCAGCCGGTGACTCCAGCGATGGACGACAGAGAGTACCCATCGACTCCCGAATACCCGTACAGAGGCAGCACCATCGCTCTGCCCCCTGAACCACCGAACCCAATTGCTCCTCCACTGAGTCGTCGCGATTTCCAGATGCTGTTGAGAAGGTTGCTCGTCAGCCAATACGGCGTCCAGGCTCTGTCCTACCCGAAGACCTACCTCGAGGATGCTCTGTACGACCAGCAACCGTATCCTTCTTATCAACCAGGTTACCAAGCACCCGCCCCCAGGCCAGAAATCGGTTACGACCAGCAGCTGGCTGTCCAGTATGGCGACCGGGTGCCCGTCCGACGTCCCGTTTATGCCAGAGCGTTGACACCCGTCTATCAGCCGCAACAGTACGAGGAGTACAACGACGGCAGGTACGCGAAAAGAGTTTACAGGCAGAAGTTCTACACGCAAGAGGTCGCCGACGACGGGGACGAGATCTTGCCGGCTCCCATCAGGGAGGCTCTCCTGCTGAGGATGCTGCAGCTCGCCATCAACGCCGAGCGCACACCCATGATGACCACACCGATCATGGCCACCACCACGCCCGCCTCCAGATACAGGAAGACTGGACCGATCAGGAGCGTACAGATCATCACCGGCGACGACGAAGACAAGGACGACATGAAGAAGAAGATGTAA
- the LOC143360959 gene encoding sialin isoform X2, with amino-acid sequence MAALVRLKRGSVQLRHAAREMKAAVRARHIVASLVAVGFALCGAVEVSSSVALLANQKDNHAIIDTSWHCDMLVNVSSRNRTEDFEVILLELPPEERTESIMREAFLWGQVAGPILGGCLVWGRSGPSMVFSRAVLSACLASLLVPAAWRGPSHVALRLFQGLCTGATMPAAHMLAMTWFKSTHRSWYFSCYAAVSVGYCLTGWLGTAVVRSFGRDSLCYGLVIIALCWYFAFGRFVKDTPKSYQHDTNAAVIPWGKLLRSVPVWASAVATMGNQWGDATLALGMTKYLKLIYGFSTANDSVLTTLPHIGHFMAALTCGLLVDHVRESKIVSTTTARKLVVYTAHFIPAALLFVAGYAGCQALGAAWLGIAALLVSGTAPAGALAAIADLAPVESPACAAAACALCSTLGAAGLLAANYFVTQAIHGSIAGSWRLVFGVASVVLLSTAAVFLALGKGTPQPWIPSVARPRSHDAIYEQESSELDYEDVGVQTEPFGPYPIEDDVESVKNVPRSASVHSKISLTSN; translated from the exons ATGGCAGCGCTGGTTCGTCTTAAACGTGGCAGTGTCCAGTTGAGACATGCGGCGCGTGAAATGAAAG CCGCTGTACGAGCGCGACACATTGTTGCTTCGCTGGTTGCAGTCGGATTCGCGCTTTGCGGCGCAGTGGAAGTGAGCTCTTCGGTTGCATTGCTTGCCAATCAGAAGGACAATCATGCCATCATCGACACATCGTGGCACTGCGACATGCTGGTCAATGTCAGCAGTCGAAACCGGACGGAAGATTTCGAAGTGATACTCTTGGAG CTACCACCGGAAGAACGCACGGAGTCTATAATGAGAGAAGCATTTTTGTGGGGTCAAGTCGCTGGACCAATTTTAGGGGGATGCCTGGTATGGGGAAGGTCGGGACCGTCCATGGTGTTTTCGCGCGCGGTTCTCAGTGCCTGTTTAGCCTCCTTGCTGGTGCCAGCCGCGTGGAGGGGTCCGTCTCATGTGGCGCTTCGTCTGTTTCAGGGATTGTGTACG ggTGCGACCATGCCCGCCGCTCACATGCTCGCTATGACCTGGTTTAAGAGCACTCACAGAAGCTGGTACTTCAGCTGTTACGCTG CTGTCAGCGTTGGATACTGCCTAACCGGGTGGCTGGGAACAGCTGTGGTTCGAAGTTTCGGCAGAGATTCCCTTTGCTATGGCCTCGTCATCATCGCACTATGCTGGTACTTCGCTTTCGGCCGATTCGTTAAAGACACGCCGAAATCTTACCAGCACGATACGAAC GCCGCCGTTATTCCATGGGGAAAATTGCTGCGTTCGGTGCCTGTATGGGCTTCCGCAGTGGCAACGATGGGCAATCAATGGGGCGATGCAACCCTCGCGCTTGGTATGACAAAGTACCTAAAACTTATCTACGGATTTTCCACGGCCAAT gATTCCGTGCTGACAACGTTACCTCACATTGGTCACTTCATGGCTGCGCTAACATGCGGTCTGCTCGTGGACCACGTTCGCGAGAGTAAAATCGTTTCTACGACCACGGCGAGAAAGTTGGTCGTCTATACAG CTCACTTTATTCCGGCGGCGCTGCTTTTCGTGGCCGGTTACGCTGGTTGTCAAGCACTGGGGGCAGCGTGGTTGGGAATAGCCGCGCTCCTCGTCTCTGGCACGGCGCCTGCCGGTGCGCTAGCTGCGATTGCGGATCTCGCGCCTGTAGAGTCTCCGGCCTGCGCGGCCGCCGCGTGCGCCTTGTGCTCTACTCTAGGGGCAGCTGGACTGTTGGCAGCGAATTACTTTGTTACTCAGGCGATTCACGGCTCC ATCGCAGGCTCGTGGCGATTGGTTTTCGGCGTTGCTTCGGTCGTCCTGCTATCGACCGCGGCGGTTTTCTTGGCTCTCGGCAAAGGCACCCCGCAGCCGTGGATACCATCGGTCGCCCGACCACGGAGTCACGACGCAATTTACGAACAGGAATCCTCGGAACTCGACTACGAGGACGTGGGCGTGCAGACGGAGCCTTTCGGTCCTTACCCGATAGAGGACGACGTCGAGAGTGTGAAGAACGTACCTCGTTCCGCGTCGGTCCACTCGAAAATCTCGTTGACGTCCAATTAA
- the LOC143360959 gene encoding sialin isoform X1 — MADFVKRGSVQIVKHSSEQIKQAAKEVRAAVRARHIVASLVAVGFALCGAVEVSSSVALLANQKDNHAIIDTSWHCDMLVNVSSRNRTEDFEVILLELPPEERTESIMREAFLWGQVAGPILGGCLVWGRSGPSMVFSRAVLSACLASLLVPAAWRGPSHVALRLFQGLCTGATMPAAHMLAMTWFKSTHRSWYFSCYAAVSVGYCLTGWLGTAVVRSFGRDSLCYGLVIIALCWYFAFGRFVKDTPKSYQHDTNAAVIPWGKLLRSVPVWASAVATMGNQWGDATLALGMTKYLKLIYGFSTANDSVLTTLPHIGHFMAALTCGLLVDHVRESKIVSTTTARKLVVYTAHFIPAALLFVAGYAGCQALGAAWLGIAALLVSGTAPAGALAAIADLAPVESPACAAAACALCSTLGAAGLLAANYFVTQAIHGSIAGSWRLVFGVASVVLLSTAAVFLALGKGTPQPWIPSVARPRSHDAIYEQESSELDYEDVGVQTEPFGPYPIEDDVESVKNVPRSASVHSKISLTSN, encoded by the exons ATGGCAGACTTCGTTAAGAGAGGCAGCGTACAGATAGTGAAACACAGCAGTGAACAGATCAAACAGGCTGCTAAAGAAGTTCGAG CCGCTGTACGAGCGCGACACATTGTTGCTTCGCTGGTTGCAGTCGGATTCGCGCTTTGCGGCGCAGTGGAAGTGAGCTCTTCGGTTGCATTGCTTGCCAATCAGAAGGACAATCATGCCATCATCGACACATCGTGGCACTGCGACATGCTGGTCAATGTCAGCAGTCGAAACCGGACGGAAGATTTCGAAGTGATACTCTTGGAG CTACCACCGGAAGAACGCACGGAGTCTATAATGAGAGAAGCATTTTTGTGGGGTCAAGTCGCTGGACCAATTTTAGGGGGATGCCTGGTATGGGGAAGGTCGGGACCGTCCATGGTGTTTTCGCGCGCGGTTCTCAGTGCCTGTTTAGCCTCCTTGCTGGTGCCAGCCGCGTGGAGGGGTCCGTCTCATGTGGCGCTTCGTCTGTTTCAGGGATTGTGTACG ggTGCGACCATGCCCGCCGCTCACATGCTCGCTATGACCTGGTTTAAGAGCACTCACAGAAGCTGGTACTTCAGCTGTTACGCTG CTGTCAGCGTTGGATACTGCCTAACCGGGTGGCTGGGAACAGCTGTGGTTCGAAGTTTCGGCAGAGATTCCCTTTGCTATGGCCTCGTCATCATCGCACTATGCTGGTACTTCGCTTTCGGCCGATTCGTTAAAGACACGCCGAAATCTTACCAGCACGATACGAAC GCCGCCGTTATTCCATGGGGAAAATTGCTGCGTTCGGTGCCTGTATGGGCTTCCGCAGTGGCAACGATGGGCAATCAATGGGGCGATGCAACCCTCGCGCTTGGTATGACAAAGTACCTAAAACTTATCTACGGATTTTCCACGGCCAAT gATTCCGTGCTGACAACGTTACCTCACATTGGTCACTTCATGGCTGCGCTAACATGCGGTCTGCTCGTGGACCACGTTCGCGAGAGTAAAATCGTTTCTACGACCACGGCGAGAAAGTTGGTCGTCTATACAG CTCACTTTATTCCGGCGGCGCTGCTTTTCGTGGCCGGTTACGCTGGTTGTCAAGCACTGGGGGCAGCGTGGTTGGGAATAGCCGCGCTCCTCGTCTCTGGCACGGCGCCTGCCGGTGCGCTAGCTGCGATTGCGGATCTCGCGCCTGTAGAGTCTCCGGCCTGCGCGGCCGCCGCGTGCGCCTTGTGCTCTACTCTAGGGGCAGCTGGACTGTTGGCAGCGAATTACTTTGTTACTCAGGCGATTCACGGCTCC ATCGCAGGCTCGTGGCGATTGGTTTTCGGCGTTGCTTCGGTCGTCCTGCTATCGACCGCGGCGGTTTTCTTGGCTCTCGGCAAAGGCACCCCGCAGCCGTGGATACCATCGGTCGCCCGACCACGGAGTCACGACGCAATTTACGAACAGGAATCCTCGGAACTCGACTACGAGGACGTGGGCGTGCAGACGGAGCCTTTCGGTCCTTACCCGATAGAGGACGACGTCGAGAGTGTGAAGAACGTACCTCGTTCCGCGTCGGTCCACTCGAAAATCTCGTTGACGTCCAATTAA
- the LOC143360959 gene encoding sialin isoform X4 produces MLVNVSSRNRTEDFEVILLELPPEERTESIMREAFLWGQVAGPILGGCLVWGRSGPSMVFSRAVLSACLASLLVPAAWRGPSHVALRLFQGLCTGATMPAAHMLAMTWFKSTHRSWYFSCYAAVSVGYCLTGWLGTAVVRSFGRDSLCYGLVIIALCWYFAFGRFVKDTPKSYQHDTNAAVIPWGKLLRSVPVWASAVATMGNQWGDATLALGMTKYLKLIYGFSTANDSVLTTLPHIGHFMAALTCGLLVDHVRESKIVSTTTARKLVVYTAHFIPAALLFVAGYAGCQALGAAWLGIAALLVSGTAPAGALAAIADLAPVESPACAAAACALCSTLGAAGLLAANYFVTQAIHGSIAGSWRLVFGVASVVLLSTAAVFLALGKGTPQPWIPSVARPRSHDAIYEQESSELDYEDVGVQTEPFGPYPIEDDVESVKNVPRSASVHSKISLTSN; encoded by the exons ATGCTGGTCAATGTCAGCAGTCGAAACCGGACGGAAGATTTCGAAGTGATACTCTTGGAG CTACCACCGGAAGAACGCACGGAGTCTATAATGAGAGAAGCATTTTTGTGGGGTCAAGTCGCTGGACCAATTTTAGGGGGATGCCTGGTATGGGGAAGGTCGGGACCGTCCATGGTGTTTTCGCGCGCGGTTCTCAGTGCCTGTTTAGCCTCCTTGCTGGTGCCAGCCGCGTGGAGGGGTCCGTCTCATGTGGCGCTTCGTCTGTTTCAGGGATTGTGTACG ggTGCGACCATGCCCGCCGCTCACATGCTCGCTATGACCTGGTTTAAGAGCACTCACAGAAGCTGGTACTTCAGCTGTTACGCTG CTGTCAGCGTTGGATACTGCCTAACCGGGTGGCTGGGAACAGCTGTGGTTCGAAGTTTCGGCAGAGATTCCCTTTGCTATGGCCTCGTCATCATCGCACTATGCTGGTACTTCGCTTTCGGCCGATTCGTTAAAGACACGCCGAAATCTTACCAGCACGATACGAAC GCCGCCGTTATTCCATGGGGAAAATTGCTGCGTTCGGTGCCTGTATGGGCTTCCGCAGTGGCAACGATGGGCAATCAATGGGGCGATGCAACCCTCGCGCTTGGTATGACAAAGTACCTAAAACTTATCTACGGATTTTCCACGGCCAAT gATTCCGTGCTGACAACGTTACCTCACATTGGTCACTTCATGGCTGCGCTAACATGCGGTCTGCTCGTGGACCACGTTCGCGAGAGTAAAATCGTTTCTACGACCACGGCGAGAAAGTTGGTCGTCTATACAG CTCACTTTATTCCGGCGGCGCTGCTTTTCGTGGCCGGTTACGCTGGTTGTCAAGCACTGGGGGCAGCGTGGTTGGGAATAGCCGCGCTCCTCGTCTCTGGCACGGCGCCTGCCGGTGCGCTAGCTGCGATTGCGGATCTCGCGCCTGTAGAGTCTCCGGCCTGCGCGGCCGCCGCGTGCGCCTTGTGCTCTACTCTAGGGGCAGCTGGACTGTTGGCAGCGAATTACTTTGTTACTCAGGCGATTCACGGCTCC ATCGCAGGCTCGTGGCGATTGGTTTTCGGCGTTGCTTCGGTCGTCCTGCTATCGACCGCGGCGGTTTTCTTGGCTCTCGGCAAAGGCACCCCGCAGCCGTGGATACCATCGGTCGCCCGACCACGGAGTCACGACGCAATTTACGAACAGGAATCCTCGGAACTCGACTACGAGGACGTGGGCGTGCAGACGGAGCCTTTCGGTCCTTACCCGATAGAGGACGACGTCGAGAGTGTGAAGAACGTACCTCGTTCCGCGTCGGTCCACTCGAAAATCTCGTTGACGTCCAATTAA
- the LOC143360959 gene encoding sialin isoform X3, producing MAALVRLKRGSVQLRHAAREMKVGFALCGAVEVSSSVALLANQKDNHAIIDTSWHCDMLVNVSSRNRTEDFEVILLELPPEERTESIMREAFLWGQVAGPILGGCLVWGRSGPSMVFSRAVLSACLASLLVPAAWRGPSHVALRLFQGLCTGATMPAAHMLAMTWFKSTHRSWYFSCYAAVSVGYCLTGWLGTAVVRSFGRDSLCYGLVIIALCWYFAFGRFVKDTPKSYQHDTNAAVIPWGKLLRSVPVWASAVATMGNQWGDATLALGMTKYLKLIYGFSTANDSVLTTLPHIGHFMAALTCGLLVDHVRESKIVSTTTARKLVVYTAHFIPAALLFVAGYAGCQALGAAWLGIAALLVSGTAPAGALAAIADLAPVESPACAAAACALCSTLGAAGLLAANYFVTQAIHGSIAGSWRLVFGVASVVLLSTAAVFLALGKGTPQPWIPSVARPRSHDAIYEQESSELDYEDVGVQTEPFGPYPIEDDVESVKNVPRSASVHSKISLTSN from the exons ATGGCAGCGCTGGTTCGTCTTAAACGTGGCAGTGTCCAGTTGAGACATGCGGCGCGTGAAATGAAAG TCGGATTCGCGCTTTGCGGCGCAGTGGAAGTGAGCTCTTCGGTTGCATTGCTTGCCAATCAGAAGGACAATCATGCCATCATCGACACATCGTGGCACTGCGACATGCTGGTCAATGTCAGCAGTCGAAACCGGACGGAAGATTTCGAAGTGATACTCTTGGAG CTACCACCGGAAGAACGCACGGAGTCTATAATGAGAGAAGCATTTTTGTGGGGTCAAGTCGCTGGACCAATTTTAGGGGGATGCCTGGTATGGGGAAGGTCGGGACCGTCCATGGTGTTTTCGCGCGCGGTTCTCAGTGCCTGTTTAGCCTCCTTGCTGGTGCCAGCCGCGTGGAGGGGTCCGTCTCATGTGGCGCTTCGTCTGTTTCAGGGATTGTGTACG ggTGCGACCATGCCCGCCGCTCACATGCTCGCTATGACCTGGTTTAAGAGCACTCACAGAAGCTGGTACTTCAGCTGTTACGCTG CTGTCAGCGTTGGATACTGCCTAACCGGGTGGCTGGGAACAGCTGTGGTTCGAAGTTTCGGCAGAGATTCCCTTTGCTATGGCCTCGTCATCATCGCACTATGCTGGTACTTCGCTTTCGGCCGATTCGTTAAAGACACGCCGAAATCTTACCAGCACGATACGAAC GCCGCCGTTATTCCATGGGGAAAATTGCTGCGTTCGGTGCCTGTATGGGCTTCCGCAGTGGCAACGATGGGCAATCAATGGGGCGATGCAACCCTCGCGCTTGGTATGACAAAGTACCTAAAACTTATCTACGGATTTTCCACGGCCAAT gATTCCGTGCTGACAACGTTACCTCACATTGGTCACTTCATGGCTGCGCTAACATGCGGTCTGCTCGTGGACCACGTTCGCGAGAGTAAAATCGTTTCTACGACCACGGCGAGAAAGTTGGTCGTCTATACAG CTCACTTTATTCCGGCGGCGCTGCTTTTCGTGGCCGGTTACGCTGGTTGTCAAGCACTGGGGGCAGCGTGGTTGGGAATAGCCGCGCTCCTCGTCTCTGGCACGGCGCCTGCCGGTGCGCTAGCTGCGATTGCGGATCTCGCGCCTGTAGAGTCTCCGGCCTGCGCGGCCGCCGCGTGCGCCTTGTGCTCTACTCTAGGGGCAGCTGGACTGTTGGCAGCGAATTACTTTGTTACTCAGGCGATTCACGGCTCC ATCGCAGGCTCGTGGCGATTGGTTTTCGGCGTTGCTTCGGTCGTCCTGCTATCGACCGCGGCGGTTTTCTTGGCTCTCGGCAAAGGCACCCCGCAGCCGTGGATACCATCGGTCGCCCGACCACGGAGTCACGACGCAATTTACGAACAGGAATCCTCGGAACTCGACTACGAGGACGTGGGCGTGCAGACGGAGCCTTTCGGTCCTTACCCGATAGAGGACGACGTCGAGAGTGTGAAGAACGTACCTCGTTCCGCGTCGGTCCACTCGAAAATCTCGTTGACGTCCAATTAA